In a single window of the Methylophaga frappieri genome:
- the arsC gene encoding arsenate reductase (glutaredoxin) (This arsenate reductase requires both glutathione and glutaredoxin to convert arsenate to arsenite, after which the efflux transporter formed by ArsA and ArsB can extrude the arsenite from the cell, providing resistance.) translates to MSQTRIYHNPRCSKSRETLALLEQQGEDPEIILYLKSPPTPAELAELLQLLGIPAEALLRKGEADYKSLGIADKKLTETQLIELMSTHPKLIERPIVVKNGKAKLGRPPEQVKAIL, encoded by the coding sequence ATGAGCCAGACCCGAATTTATCATAACCCCCGCTGCAGCAAATCCAGAGAGACGCTGGCTTTACTTGAACAACAGGGTGAGGATCCTGAAATTATTCTTTACCTTAAATCCCCACCTACACCCGCCGAATTGGCAGAACTGCTCCAGCTGCTTGGTATACCCGCAGAAGCGTTGTTGCGAAAAGGCGAAGCAGACTACAAATCGTTAGGCATTGCTGATAAAAAATTGACAGAAACACAGCTCATCGAATTAATGAGCACACATCCCAAGCTGATTGAACGCCCTATCGTAGTCAAAAACGGCAAGGCAAAATTGGGCCGTCCTCCGGAACAAGTCAAAGCCATTTTATAA
- the wrbA gene encoding NAD(P)H:quinone oxidoreductase — MPVILILYYSQTGHIRQMAEQIARGVRKVPGCEARLRTVPKVSTVTQATQNTIPDDGHLYAENTDLRDCDALIMGSPTRFGNMAGALKYFLDGTSDLWLSGALSGKPAAVFTASGSLHGGQETTLQSMMLPLLHHGMLLCGIPYTEAALMQTQTGGTPYGASHFAGPDNQNTLSEHEIALCQALGKRVANLTLKLQ; from the coding sequence ATGCCCGTCATTCTCATTTTATATTACAGCCAGACTGGTCATATCCGGCAAATGGCAGAACAAATTGCCAGAGGTGTCAGAAAAGTACCGGGATGCGAAGCACGGCTTCGTACTGTCCCCAAAGTTTCTACTGTCACGCAGGCAACGCAAAACACCATCCCTGATGATGGCCATCTCTATGCGGAAAATACGGACTTACGTGACTGTGATGCCTTGATAATGGGGAGCCCCACCCGATTTGGCAACATGGCCGGCGCCCTGAAATATTTTCTTGATGGCACCAGTGACCTTTGGCTGTCAGGTGCATTGAGCGGCAAACCGGCAGCCGTTTTCACTGCCTCCGGCAGTTTACATGGTGGTCAGGAAACAACGCTGCAATCGATGATGCTCCCTTTATTACACCACGGTATGTTGCTTTGTGGCATCCCCTACACGGAGGCAGCCCTGATGCAAACCCAAACGGGCGGCACACCCTATGGTGCCAGTCATTTTGCCGGTCCTGACAACCAGAATACGTTATCCGAACATGAGATTGCCTTATGTCAGGCACTGGGTAAACGCGTTGCAAATTTAACTTTGAAATTACAATGA
- a CDS encoding DUF2069 domain-containing protein: MMRFCRFTSLLSYFGLLLTIMAWILLAPHGDNYPTAAMLLLGVLPLLFPLTGLLYGRSYTHAWSGFLVLFYLAHAIGELYSGDAFWLWPGLEIFFSLSFLIAANLYVRFIAKSRNRSQSDQTRV; the protein is encoded by the coding sequence ATGATGCGCTTTTGTCGATTTACCAGCCTGCTCAGTTATTTTGGTTTACTTTTGACCATCATGGCCTGGATACTTTTAGCCCCTCATGGTGACAATTACCCTACTGCCGCAATGCTGCTATTGGGCGTATTGCCTCTGTTATTTCCACTAACAGGCTTGCTCTATGGTCGCTCTTACACCCATGCATGGTCGGGATTTCTCGTTTTGTTTTACCTGGCTCATGCCATTGGAGAACTCTACAGTGGCGATGCGTTTTGGTTATGGCCCGGACTAGAGATATTCTTTAGCTTATCATTTCTGATTGCCGCCAATTTGTATGTTCGTTTCATTGCAAAAAGTCGAAATCGTTCACAGTCTGACCAGACAAGAGTATGA
- a CDS encoding biotin--[acetyl-CoA-carboxylase] ligase: MNIAAFDAAAIRAQLEPNHAATLADILIYDSVTSTNDVLWQRFADNPASPAVCIAEQQSAGRGRRGGAWQSPAGGNIYLSLFWPLPTSGNVEGLSIAVGISLIHALSAFGVNALKLKWPNDILHQRRKLAGILVEARYGESYGVVIGIGINYIALPAQHLNEIPQPVTNLAEICPQIPDRNSLCGQLINHIMSALKLFQHQGLTEFLPHWPALDALHEQSIVIKTEQGSLQATACGINEKGELRYMHNQQLDTLSSSHVSIRFAS, translated from the coding sequence TTGAATATTGCCGCCTTTGATGCTGCTGCGATCCGTGCACAGCTCGAGCCTAATCATGCTGCCACGCTGGCAGATATACTGATTTATGATAGCGTTACATCTACCAATGATGTACTTTGGCAACGTTTTGCCGATAATCCGGCATCACCGGCAGTTTGTATTGCCGAACAACAAAGCGCAGGCCGCGGTCGGCGAGGTGGTGCTTGGCAATCGCCCGCCGGAGGTAATATTTATTTGTCCTTGTTTTGGCCGTTGCCAACATCGGGCAATGTCGAGGGCTTAAGTATTGCCGTTGGCATCAGTTTGATTCATGCTTTGTCGGCATTTGGCGTCAACGCATTAAAATTAAAATGGCCAAATGATATTTTGCACCAACGGCGCAAACTGGCTGGCATACTGGTCGAAGCCCGCTACGGTGAGAGTTACGGCGTGGTTATCGGTATCGGTATAAATTATATTGCTTTACCAGCACAACACTTGAATGAAATTCCACAGCCGGTGACTAATCTCGCTGAAATCTGTCCACAGATACCAGACAGAAATAGCCTGTGTGGACAGCTTATCAATCATATAATGTCAGCCTTGAAACTCTTTCAACATCAAGGATTGACCGAATTTTTGCCACACTGGCCGGCACTCGATGCATTACATGAGCAGAGTATTGTCATTAAAACCGAACAAGGCAGCTTACAAGCGACCGCCTGTGGCATCAACGAAAAAGGGGAATTACGCTACATGCACAACCAGCAACTGGACACCTTGTCCAGCAGTCACGTCAGTATTCGGTTTGCCTCATGA
- a CDS encoding type III pantothenate kinase, which translates to MKLLVDIGNSRIKWATLDGKKMSATQDFERKSGIKAQLTKHWKSLEHIESIWVANVAGEKMASQLSEWANKKWQRQPVFITTEARRFGVKNAYDNPEQLGVDRWLSLVAMRQRNKQTTCIIDCGTAITVDLLSTDGQHQGGLILPGLTLIRQTLIQGTDAITEKTEDVAFSLLATNTFSAIQAGSLYSISATLHSLIEDLQQNFKQNLRIVLTGGDAATLQKYLPAKVELNPDLVLKGLRRYAQQEVVTAESQPEEA; encoded by the coding sequence ATGAAACTGTTAGTCGATATTGGTAACAGCCGGATCAAGTGGGCAACACTGGATGGCAAAAAAATGTCTGCAACGCAAGACTTTGAGCGCAAATCTGGTATTAAAGCCCAACTGACTAAACACTGGAAATCACTGGAACACATCGAGTCAATCTGGGTCGCCAATGTCGCCGGTGAAAAAATGGCAAGCCAACTAAGCGAATGGGCAAATAAAAAATGGCAACGTCAGCCTGTTTTCATTACCACTGAAGCACGACGGTTTGGGGTAAAAAATGCCTATGACAATCCGGAGCAATTAGGCGTAGATCGATGGCTTTCACTCGTCGCGATGCGACAACGGAATAAGCAAACCACGTGTATTATTGATTGTGGTACCGCCATCACTGTTGATCTGCTCAGCACAGACGGTCAACATCAAGGCGGCCTGATCCTGCCCGGTCTAACACTGATTCGACAAACACTGATTCAAGGTACCGATGCCATCACTGAAAAAACCGAAGACGTCGCTTTCAGTTTGCTTGCAACCAATACCTTCAGTGCCATTCAGGCAGGCAGCCTCTACAGTATCAGCGCAACGCTGCATAGTTTGATTGAAGATTTGCAACAAAACTTTAAACAAAATCTGCGAATTGTCCTGACCGGAGGAGACGCAGCGACATTGCAAAAATACCTGCCGGCAAAAGTAGAGTTGAATCCTGATCTGGTCTTGAAAGGACTTCGGCGTTATGCCCAACAAGAAGTGGTAACGGCAGAAAGTCAGCCTGAAGAAGCCTGA
- a CDS encoding FAD-dependent oxidoreductase translates to MKYDVIIIGAGAAGFGCALTLGSANDNFEWAKDRKYLILDNDRSDMKVARYNNVTGVEQGINGIDLLTKLKDQLKKYPACELKHETVTKIVRHGDEFMVEAKTGNYQASIIVLATGLNKFDIECAGVVVKENTFVPKPNLIYLENTNNVISENLYVAGLASGVPTMFSCASGDGAKVACDIFYKWAGKVAVVHDTKKTA, encoded by the coding sequence ATGAAATACGACGTTATCATTATTGGCGCCGGCGCTGCTGGCTTTGGTTGTGCACTGACATTAGGTAGTGCCAACGATAATTTCGAATGGGCAAAAGATCGCAAGTACTTAATTCTGGACAATGACAGAAGCGACATGAAAGTGGCCCGATATAATAATGTTACGGGGGTCGAGCAAGGCATTAACGGGATAGACTTGCTAACCAAGCTGAAGGATCAATTAAAAAAATATCCTGCTTGTGAGTTAAAACATGAAACCGTCACCAAGATTGTTCGCCATGGTGATGAATTCATGGTGGAAGCGAAAACGGGTAATTATCAGGCTTCAATTATCGTATTAGCGACAGGTTTGAATAAATTTGATATCGAATGTGCGGGGGTTGTGGTTAAAGAAAATACCTTTGTACCCAAACCCAACTTAATCTATCTGGAGAACACCAACAATGTTATCTCCGAAAACTTATATGTTGCGGGTCTGGCAAGTGGGGTTCCCACCATGTTTTCCTGTGCCAGTGGAGATGGCGCCAAAGTGGCGTGTGATATTTTTTACAAGTGGGCCGGCAAAGTTGCCGTCGTTCATGACACCAAGAAAACCGCATGA
- a CDS encoding EAL domain-containing protein, with protein sequence MVYLLVGLFCLRYCGLGYISVAYLPAGIALAAALHFGLPVAVPSVLIGTFFLNCLSLQDYAGITWPIAVISASIAIGNAIQVVIATWIFRRFVSSPLQLETDRQILQFMLMVPLVSVFSASINAPILAAAGFNNYFSSWANWAGWWLGDAVGTLIAVPLTISVLDKSSSLWRQRRYIMGLPVVMLFVTVILISESVARFEIADTENRFRIRTQEVGTLFQIALNSQELVQDSVAQLFVSSDQVTRSEFRAFVRWATSKNPDIQVIEWLPKVTQSQRNDYEKKQQTYFGPAFSITDITEDKQLVVARERETYFPITYLEPESNQMAPGFDPTSSLVSNAAIQTAIASGSTYARPPLVLVEENYQARVLMLYRPVYEDAEGGMTLDKSAAQLAGLVNVAIRAEDFVENILGRSEETEFVIRWQDVLSGEFYYDLPLETAPVFSHNVNIMAAGREMRLIFSPTQLFLAHNQSSQALFVMIAGYLLTGLLMALILSITGRTHQVSKEVSRRTEQLSNATERAISSEKRIREVLAQVQQTQTRLKLSDVAFNAASEGFLITDASRQVIAVNAAYVQITGFSESEVLGQFPKLLDQTLNDEVIFRKLWVDLNQHGLWRGELLSRRKDGEIFSVYLSMSVVRNEQQLPSHYVAVFTDISESKQAQLIIEHHANFDLLTGLPNRRLFNDRLAQEIRHAQRDKKKLCLLFLDLDRFKDINDTLGHDAGDELLQNMASRIQSCLRESDTVARLGGDEFTVILSGLEDVDNAVQIAQKIIDAIQQPLKIHNQAIRITTSIGLTVYPDDGATPGLLLQNADRAMYSAKDANGGVYRRYNAELESTWQSRAFILHELETALAEGQFEIYYQPVIHARNGAISAEALVRWRHPERGVISPAEFLPVAERMGLIGKIDDFVFAQVCFQIRHWQDNGMGDIAVSINRSAQDFGNLTGRLDWVDYIQQHEIASHLLTLEITEGVLLQRSTETRNLLRHLRHFGVRISIDDFGTGYSSLAYLKQLEVDYLKIDKSFIRDLETDANDKAIIEAIIVMAKRLDIGIVAEGVETESQLRLLTELGCDWIQGFYYARPMACPDFEQFVRDWRKNVSLGKHIF encoded by the coding sequence ATGGTTTACCTGCTAGTTGGCTTGTTTTGCCTGCGCTATTGCGGTCTTGGTTATATTTCGGTTGCCTATTTGCCGGCGGGTATTGCCTTGGCCGCTGCATTACATTTTGGCTTACCGGTTGCTGTTCCCAGTGTCTTGATAGGCACTTTCTTCTTGAATTGTCTCAGTTTGCAAGACTATGCCGGAATCACTTGGCCTATCGCAGTGATATCAGCCTCGATTGCTATCGGTAATGCCATCCAGGTGGTAATTGCTACCTGGATATTTCGCCGTTTCGTCAGTTCGCCCCTGCAGTTGGAAACTGATCGGCAAATTCTGCAGTTCATGCTTATGGTGCCACTGGTATCCGTTTTTAGCGCCAGTATTAATGCACCGATACTGGCTGCTGCTGGATTCAATAACTATTTCTCCTCATGGGCCAACTGGGCAGGTTGGTGGCTGGGCGATGCCGTGGGGACGTTGATTGCCGTGCCGCTTACGATTAGTGTTTTAGATAAATCCAGCTCACTCTGGCGACAGCGAAGATACATCATGGGGCTACCTGTGGTGATGCTCTTTGTCACTGTTATTCTGATTTCCGAGAGTGTGGCTCGGTTTGAGATTGCTGACACTGAAAATCGATTTCGGATTCGTACTCAGGAGGTGGGCACCTTATTTCAGATTGCACTTAACAGCCAAGAGTTAGTGCAGGACAGTGTTGCCCAATTATTTGTCAGTTCGGATCAAGTAACTCGAAGTGAGTTTCGAGCCTTTGTCCGTTGGGCGACCAGTAAAAACCCGGATATTCAGGTAATAGAGTGGTTACCCAAGGTGACGCAGTCGCAACGTAATGACTACGAAAAAAAGCAACAGACGTATTTTGGACCCGCATTTTCAATTACCGATATTACCGAAGACAAACAGTTGGTAGTTGCCAGAGAGAGAGAAACTTATTTTCCAATTACCTACCTGGAACCTGAAAGCAATCAAATGGCGCCTGGCTTTGATCCGACCTCTTCATTAGTGTCAAATGCTGCGATCCAGACAGCGATTGCAAGCGGTTCAACTTATGCCCGGCCACCATTAGTGTTGGTTGAAGAAAACTATCAAGCGCGCGTTTTAATGCTGTATCGGCCGGTATACGAGGATGCCGAAGGCGGCATGACTTTGGATAAATCAGCAGCCCAGTTGGCTGGCCTGGTTAATGTGGCAATAAGAGCAGAAGACTTTGTTGAGAATATTCTGGGTAGAAGTGAAGAAACCGAGTTTGTGATTCGCTGGCAAGATGTCCTCAGTGGTGAATTTTATTATGACTTACCGCTTGAAACAGCCCCGGTTTTTTCGCACAACGTGAATATTATGGCGGCAGGTCGAGAAATGCGATTGATCTTTTCGCCTACGCAGCTGTTTCTGGCTCATAATCAAAGCAGTCAAGCCTTATTTGTGATGATTGCAGGTTATCTGCTGACCGGATTGCTGATGGCCTTGATATTGAGTATTACCGGCAGAACACATCAAGTCTCCAAGGAAGTATCCCGACGTACGGAACAACTCTCAAATGCCACTGAGCGAGCCATTAGTTCAGAAAAACGCATTCGGGAGGTACTGGCTCAAGTGCAGCAGACACAAACCCGGTTGAAGCTATCAGACGTGGCATTTAATGCCGCGAGCGAAGGTTTTTTGATAACAGATGCCAGTCGTCAGGTGATTGCTGTTAACGCCGCTTATGTTCAGATAACCGGATTTAGTGAGTCTGAGGTGCTCGGTCAATTCCCTAAATTATTAGATCAGACGCTGAACGATGAGGTTATCTTTCGAAAGCTTTGGGTTGATTTGAACCAGCATGGCCTGTGGCGGGGTGAGTTATTGAGTCGCCGAAAAGATGGCGAAATATTTTCTGTTTATTTATCCATGTCAGTGGTGCGCAACGAGCAGCAGCTTCCGAGCCATTATGTGGCTGTTTTTACTGACATCAGCGAAAGTAAACAGGCGCAGCTTATTATCGAGCACCATGCCAATTTTGATCTGCTGACCGGTTTGCCGAATCGACGTCTGTTCAATGACCGGCTGGCTCAGGAAATTCGTCATGCACAACGCGACAAAAAGAAATTATGTTTATTGTTTCTAGACTTGGACCGATTTAAAGATATTAATGATACATTGGGACATGATGCAGGCGATGAGCTTTTGCAAAACATGGCCTCTCGTATTCAGAGTTGTCTTCGTGAATCAGATACCGTTGCCCGATTAGGTGGCGATGAATTTACGGTTATCCTGAGCGGGCTGGAAGACGTTGACAATGCGGTTCAAATTGCCCAAAAAATCATTGATGCGATTCAACAGCCGCTCAAGATACATAATCAGGCGATTCGTATCACGACCAGTATTGGCTTAACGGTTTATCCTGATGATGGCGCAACGCCCGGTCTATTACTGCAAAATGCCGATAGAGCGATGTATTCTGCCAAAGACGCAAATGGTGGCGTTTATCGTCGTTATAACGCTGAATTGGAGTCAACCTGGCAGTCGCGGGCTTTCATTTTGCATGAGCTGGAAACGGCTTTAGCGGAAGGGCAGTTTGAAATCTATTATCAACCTGTTATTCATGCCCGAAATGGTGCAATCAGTGCTGAAGCACTTGTGCGTTGGCGGCATCCTGAGCGGGGGGTGATCTCCCCGGCGGAGTTTTTACCCGTCGCTGAAAGAATGGGGTTAATTGGCAAAATTGACGATTTTGTCTTTGCCCAGGTCTGTTTTCAGATCCGTCATTGGCAAGATAATGGTATGGGTGATATTGCCGTTTCTATAAACCGATCTGCGCAGGACTTTGGTAATCTGACTGGGCGGCTTGATTGGGTCGATTATATTCAACAGCATGAAATCGCTAGTCATTTGTTAACCCTTGAAATTACCGAAGGTGTTTTACTGCAGCGTAGCACTGAGACACGGAATTTATTGCGGCATTTACGCCATTTCGGTGTCCGTATATCCATCGATGACTTTGGTACCGGTTATTCCTCTTTGGCTTACTTGAAACAACTCGAAGTGGATTATTTGAAAATTGATAAATCCTTTATTCGTGATCTGGAAACAGATGCCAATGATAAAGCTATCATCGAAGCGATCATTGTGATGGCGAAACGACTGGATATCGGTATCGTCGCGGAAGGCGTGGAAACAGAAAGTCAGCTAAGATTATTGACAGAGCTAGGTTGTGACTGGATACAAGGTTTTTACTACGCTAGGCCAATGGCTTGTCCAGACTTTGAACAATTTGTCCGGGATTGGCGTAAAAACGTCTCGTTAGGTAAGCACATTTTTTGA
- the dnaX gene encoding DNA polymerase III subunit gamma/tau, with product MSYLVLARKWRPTSFAEVVGQQHVLQALINGLTQNRLHHAFLFAGTRGVGKTTLARILAKSLNCETGVTATPCGQCSACVEVDSGRFVDLIEVDAASRTKVDDTRELLDNVQYAPSRGRYKVYLIDEVHMLSTSSFNALLKTLEEPPAHVKFLFATTDPQKLPVTILSRCLQFNLRRLTLAQISDHLGYILTQENIPFESAALKQLAQAADGSMRDALSLLDQAIGFGDGEVRNEAVERMLGNISGTQLMALLSALAEHNSSQLLSQVAELNALGREATAILDGLMQLLQQMAILQAVPEHQLEDATTQPFLSALANQLSPETVQLMYQIALHGKRDLPYAPTPQSGLEMTLIRMLHFQPDHTSDSLQPIANQTMEMPPKKPQAKPDPVSEQTRAAAATVEHDTDSAPVKNNAANLVSDSKITTPETQQIQADPVSDTNATVDAKNWTQLIAELKLSALTRQLADNCAFIRSEENIIYLQLAPELAHLATDNAQKRLAAAINKQLDKTLTLRFENQVDSSVPQTLAAERAQDMADRQQHAETAIQNDPTVEMLKNTFNARIIDQTIKPLK from the coding sequence ATGAGTTATCTGGTTCTGGCTCGTAAATGGCGCCCGACGTCTTTTGCCGAAGTTGTTGGTCAACAACATGTTCTTCAGGCGCTCATCAATGGACTCACCCAAAACCGCTTGCATCATGCTTTTCTGTTTGCCGGCACACGCGGAGTGGGTAAAACAACCTTAGCGCGCATACTGGCAAAATCCCTCAACTGCGAGACGGGAGTAACGGCAACACCATGCGGCCAATGCAGCGCCTGCGTCGAAGTCGATAGTGGCCGATTTGTCGATTTAATTGAAGTCGACGCCGCCTCTCGAACCAAAGTAGATGATACCCGCGAGCTTTTGGATAATGTGCAATATGCACCGAGCCGCGGCCGCTATAAGGTTTATTTAATCGACGAAGTGCATATGCTTTCCACCAGCAGCTTTAATGCCCTGCTGAAGACGCTGGAAGAGCCACCTGCGCACGTCAAGTTTTTGTTTGCTACTACGGATCCGCAAAAACTTCCTGTTACCATCCTTTCCCGCTGCCTGCAGTTCAACTTGCGCCGATTAACCCTGGCACAAATCAGTGATCACCTTGGTTATATTTTGACGCAGGAAAACATACCATTTGAAAGTGCCGCGTTGAAGCAGTTAGCACAAGCTGCTGATGGCAGTATGCGTGATGCCTTAAGTTTATTGGATCAGGCCATCGGCTTCGGCGATGGTGAAGTTCGCAATGAGGCGGTTGAGCGCATGCTGGGAAATATTTCTGGTACGCAATTGATGGCATTACTGTCTGCATTGGCGGAACACAACAGTAGCCAATTACTCAGCCAAGTGGCGGAGTTGAATGCATTGGGCCGCGAAGCCACAGCCATTCTGGATGGCTTGATGCAACTGCTTCAACAAATGGCCATTCTGCAAGCCGTGCCGGAACACCAACTAGAAGATGCCACGACGCAACCTTTTTTATCTGCACTTGCCAATCAACTGTCTCCGGAAACCGTGCAATTAATGTATCAGATTGCCTTGCATGGCAAACGTGATCTGCCTTATGCGCCGACACCGCAAAGTGGCCTGGAAATGACGTTAATCAGAATGTTGCATTTTCAGCCTGATCACACTAGCGATTCACTGCAACCCATTGCTAATCAGACAATGGAGATGCCGCCAAAAAAGCCGCAAGCAAAACCTGATCCTGTGTCTGAACAGACACGGGCTGCCGCTGCCACAGTTGAACACGACACTGATTCCGCGCCAGTCAAAAACAACGCCGCAAACCTTGTCTCTGATTCCAAAATCACCACCCCAGAGACACAGCAAATCCAAGCTGATCCAGTCTCTGATACCAATGCTACTGTCGATGCCAAGAACTGGACGCAACTGATCGCCGAGCTCAAACTCTCTGCATTAACCCGCCAGCTTGCTGATAATTGTGCTTTCATTCGCAGTGAAGAAAATATTATTTATCTTCAACTTGCCCCGGAGCTTGCTCATCTAGCAACTGACAATGCCCAAAAACGGCTTGCAGCAGCAATCAATAAACAACTTGATAAAACGTTGACACTGCGTTTTGAAAACCAGGTGGACAGTAGTGTCCCGCAAACACTTGCTGCCGAACGAGCACAGGATATGGCAGACCGACAACAACACGCTGAGACCGCCATTCAAAACGACCCGACAGTTGAAATGCTTAAAAATACGTTTAATGCCCGTATAATTGATCAAACGATCAAACCACTTAAATAG
- a CDS encoding YbaB/EbfC family nucleoid-associated protein, translating to MKGGLGNLMKQAQQMQANMQKAQAELANLEVTGQAGGGMVQVIMTGKHDVKRLHIEDSLFEDDKDMLEDLIAAAINDAVRQVEKVTQERMSGMMPPGMNLPF from the coding sequence ATGAAAGGCGGATTAGGCAATTTAATGAAACAGGCCCAGCAAATGCAGGCCAATATGCAAAAAGCACAAGCTGAACTGGCCAACCTAGAGGTCACCGGACAAGCAGGCGGCGGCATGGTACAAGTCATCATGACCGGTAAGCATGACGTCAAACGGCTTCACATTGAAGATAGTTTGTTTGAAGATGACAAAGACATGTTGGAAGACTTAATTGCCGCCGCCATCAATGACGCCGTTCGGCAGGTTGAAAAAGTCACCCAGGAAAGAATGTCAGGCATGATGCCACCGGGCATGAATCTGCCCTTTTAA
- the recR gene encoding recombination mediator RecR → MASLGPNIDELMQALRCLPGVGPKSAQRMTFQLLERNRDGAERLMLSLQAALQNVRHCQRCRILSETELCSRCSDPDRRQDQLCIVEMPSDVLAIEQATAYQGQYFVLNGHLSPLDGIGPETLGIPTLIRWLDSQETEEIILATNPTVEGEATAHYISELARARQIRVTRLAHGIPLGGELEYVDSTTLSHAFAGRGTV, encoded by the coding sequence ATGGCCAGTCTCGGTCCCAATATTGATGAATTGATGCAGGCATTACGCTGCCTGCCCGGCGTGGGTCCCAAGTCAGCACAACGCATGACTTTCCAGTTATTGGAGCGCAATCGGGACGGGGCGGAACGGCTGATGTTGTCTTTACAGGCGGCGTTACAAAACGTGCGCCACTGTCAACGCTGCCGTATTTTGTCAGAAACAGAATTATGTAGCCGTTGCAGCGATCCTGATCGTCGTCAGGATCAGTTATGCATTGTTGAGATGCCAAGTGATGTTCTGGCTATTGAGCAGGCGACGGCTTATCAGGGCCAATACTTTGTCTTGAATGGACATCTTTCGCCACTCGATGGCATTGGCCCCGAAACACTCGGCATTCCAACATTAATCCGCTGGCTGGATAGCCAAGAAACTGAAGAAATAATTCTAGCAACAAATCCCACTGTTGAAGGCGAAGCCACGGCGCACTATATTTCAGAGCTGGCGCGTGCTAGACAAATTCGTGTTACCCGATTAGCACATGGAATCCCGCTTGGGGGTGAGTTAGAGTATGTTGATAGCACTACCTTATCGCATGCTTTCGCCGGCCGAGGCACAGTCTGA